A portion of the Paenibacillus marchantiae genome contains these proteins:
- a CDS encoding alpha/beta hydrolase, with protein sequence MNTHSVIECVEGFKASRLDNTRKIFVYLPPGYKEHVDQRYPVLYMHAGQRAFGSSTAGNETWHVDQAADQLIDQGLMDGLIIVGIAHVRPVTHNEFYHFIAPAREAVSVGCSGLDYEHFIIHELKPFIDEHYRTLPDKDNTGLLGSSAAALSTFHIGTRHPEIFGKLIMLSPFFVDVQLDETSESRLQEEDMYLMPEGSAPIQMWMDIGDAEGLFLPSQVRNVVHQMLELGYKPGKDIAFLEQQDAGHQEADWGERVHLPLLYMFGRIGNPVSLELMGRDVIGLKGGMSGYINALLHYDSGFTMSVLEGDYRSDHPDVLEVRPNGELFPVKIGHAVVTLTVGELSASRMYTVVEELSGHVTVCMSAEVPFQDMYDDSIYGGMGMKLLHTGGGHYEGCFEVPRDSGFRFRFTRGFRQFETDADGKALPNRVFRAHANLSLHYKIQSWGSTAAKAGNRR encoded by the coding sequence GTGAACACTCATTCTGTCATCGAATGTGTGGAAGGTTTCAAGGCATCCAGGCTGGACAACACAAGAAAGATTTTTGTCTATTTGCCACCAGGCTATAAGGAGCATGTGGATCAACGCTATCCGGTGTTATACATGCATGCGGGTCAGAGGGCCTTCGGCTCTTCGACTGCGGGAAATGAAACGTGGCACGTAGATCAGGCGGCAGACCAACTGATTGATCAAGGCTTGATGGATGGACTGATCATTGTCGGAATTGCCCATGTTCGTCCAGTTACACACAATGAATTCTATCATTTCATTGCGCCTGCAAGAGAAGCGGTGAGTGTGGGCTGCTCAGGCCTGGATTATGAACACTTTATCATTCATGAACTGAAACCATTCATTGACGAGCATTACCGCACACTTCCAGACAAGGACAATACGGGACTGCTTGGTTCTTCCGCAGCGGCACTCAGCACCTTCCATATAGGAACACGTCATCCTGAAATTTTTGGCAAACTGATCATGCTCTCTCCCTTTTTCGTGGACGTGCAGCTGGATGAAACGTCGGAGAGCAGGTTACAGGAAGAGGATATGTACCTCATGCCTGAGGGCAGTGCTCCCATTCAAATGTGGATGGATATTGGGGACGCAGAAGGATTGTTTCTGCCTTCCCAGGTAAGGAATGTCGTCCATCAGATGCTCGAACTGGGATATAAGCCTGGCAAGGATATCGCATTTCTGGAACAGCAGGATGCAGGTCATCAGGAAGCGGATTGGGGAGAGCGGGTTCACCTTCCGCTTCTGTACATGTTTGGCCGAATCGGGAATCCAGTCTCTCTGGAGCTGATGGGAAGGGACGTTATTGGATTGAAGGGCGGCATGAGCGGGTACATCAATGCGCTGCTTCATTACGATAGCGGGTTCACCATGAGTGTGCTTGAAGGGGATTATAGGTCCGATCACCCTGATGTTCTTGAGGTTCGACCCAATGGGGAACTGTTTCCTGTCAAGATAGGTCATGCAGTGGTTACCCTGACGGTGGGAGAGTTGTCGGCATCACGCATGTACACGGTTGTGGAAGAATTATCGGGTCACGTGACTGTCTGCATGAGTGCCGAGGTACCCTTTCAGGACATGTATGATGACTCGATCTACGGAGGTATGGGCATGAAGCTTCTGCACACCGGAGGTGGTCATTATGAAGGCTGTTTCGAGGTTCCACGTGACAGCGGATTTCGGTTCAGGTTCACGCGAGGCTTCCGGCAGTTTGAAACCGATGCAGATGGCAAGGCACTGCCCAATCGGGTGTTTCGTGCCCATGCTAATCTGTCTCTTCATTACAAAATCCAGTCTTGGGGCAGCACGGCTGCCAAAGCCGGGAATAGGAGGTAG
- a CDS encoding cysteine peptidase family C39 domain-containing protein, with protein sequence MISQPFQPTMDIPYYYPCNFPLIHEILQRQGSISSLGLLASSRLYSLTSCSDRGLIKPYFHKLDYEEPMWEVFGEREFDSFEQGKAYIRERLENEGPLVVTGTSYCLPYGDDYRNPEYIHKLVKQDSRLHLVDHWLAVYGMDEEQFYVYDPVPSKYMGAVSSPDFQEFWKGNKNISELEIARRKETLRTYGTMEIRAVETLDSAGYRNMLRSALATQAHEFIAGRTIWEGNRSYYFGQAVTSQLLQRLHPDAEVDREQEKAISAFLFDMRWSRYFFRDLLEEAAQWLDSPHDQYVAEFGAMIARWEQAHKLLQIARMKRSPEWREQLTDIIEQLAADELRWYEALMTTHQHADRFRQIPSTVGNPAPTPSHREVIERIVLDSCDELNRYHNAPIPLEHGLQAPLYGSRGRLDSLELVTLLAVVEQSVEDTFGVGITLAEMAAASMPESPYRTVESLVEYLEAQLKPCPKDDEG encoded by the coding sequence ATGATTAGTCAACCGTTCCAACCAACGATGGATATTCCGTATTATTATCCCTGTAATTTTCCTTTGATTCACGAAATCCTTCAGCGTCAGGGCTCGATAAGCAGTCTCGGTCTGTTAGCTTCCAGCCGCTTATATAGTCTGACTTCCTGTTCAGATCGTGGCCTAATTAAGCCTTACTTTCATAAGCTGGATTATGAGGAGCCGATGTGGGAAGTGTTTGGAGAACGGGAGTTTGACAGCTTCGAACAAGGAAAGGCATATATTCGGGAACGGCTTGAAAATGAGGGGCCTTTGGTCGTTACAGGCACAAGTTACTGCTTGCCTTATGGGGATGATTATCGAAATCCCGAGTATATTCATAAACTCGTTAAACAAGACTCACGCCTGCATCTGGTCGATCATTGGCTGGCTGTGTACGGAATGGATGAGGAGCAGTTCTATGTCTATGACCCCGTTCCCTCCAAATACATGGGAGCTGTGTCATCACCTGATTTCCAAGAGTTCTGGAAAGGAAACAAAAATATCTCCGAGCTCGAAATAGCCCGGCGCAAAGAAACATTACGAACATATGGCACGATGGAGATCCGTGCAGTGGAAACACTCGACTCCGCAGGCTATCGGAACATGCTGCGCTCTGCGCTGGCGACACAGGCCCATGAATTCATCGCGGGCAGAACGATCTGGGAGGGCAATCGAAGCTATTATTTTGGACAGGCTGTCACATCACAATTGTTACAAAGATTGCACCCGGATGCCGAGGTGGATCGGGAACAGGAGAAAGCTATCTCCGCGTTCCTGTTCGACATGCGCTGGAGCCGCTACTTTTTCCGCGATTTGCTGGAAGAGGCCGCCCAATGGCTCGATTCTCCTCATGATCAATATGTTGCAGAATTCGGTGCAATGATTGCCCGATGGGAACAGGCGCATAAGCTGCTGCAGATCGCCAGAATGAAACGAAGCCCTGAATGGCGGGAGCAGTTAACAGATATTATCGAACAATTGGCGGCGGACGAATTACGCTGGTACGAAGCGCTAATGACGACACATCAGCATGCTGATCGCTTCAGACAGATCCCATCGACTGTGGGAAATCCCGCGCCTACGCCTTCACATCGGGAAGTCATTGAGCGGATTGTGCTGGACAGCTGCGATGAGCTTAATCGGTACCATAACGCGCCCATTCCTCTAGAGCATGGCTTGCAGGCGCCCCTATATGGAAGTCGGGGAAGACTGGACTCCCTTGAACTTGTAACTTTACTTGCCGTTGTCGAGCAAAGTGTTGAAGATACGTTCGGTGTAGGGATAACCCTCGCGGAAATGGCGGCAGCTTCCATGCCAGAAAGTCCTTATCGAACGGTGGAATCACTGGTTGAATATCTGGAGGCGCAATTGAAACCTTGCCCAAAGGATGATGAGGGATGA
- a CDS encoding alpha-glycosidase — MLLEAIYHRPKMNWSYVYDRSTMHLRLRSKRGDLDAVIAIIGDKYAWDRTVLHLPMRIFARDALFDYWEVEAQPPYRRLRYGFQLIEGEESVWMTERGFEQALPDHPLEFFDFPFMNPVDFFEAPAWVKDAVFYQIFPERFANGDPSISPKNAEPWGGEPTPVNFFGGDLQGVLDHLDHLSALGINAIYFCPVFQATTNHKYNTADYLRVDPHFGTNEKLKELVDACHARGIRVVLDAVFNHSGREFLPFADVLEKGAASRYADWFHVREWPARIEDGIPTYDTFAFEPLMPKLNTEHPEVKEYLLEVARYWIQDMGIDGWRLDVANEVDHQFWREFRQTVKSLNPDAYLLGEIWHDSIMWLQGDQFDAVMNYPFTNSVMDYAVLGKLDGLGFANEVGKLLAAYSQPVTEAAFNLLGSHDTPRLLTLCEGDVRKMKLAVILLLTYPGAPCIYYGDEVGLDGGYDPGCRKCMEWDEQKQNKDLLDFFTQAIALRKQHAALRSADITMIYAEAGDPCIAIGRKDQETGEQFVLVLNASEEPRSMELPLHQGTWRNVFSATTRETQQNKLKLDLEAYGFSLLQLDVKSHVKA; from the coding sequence ATGTTACTTGAAGCTATTTATCATCGTCCCAAAATGAATTGGTCCTACGTATATGACCGTTCCACCATGCACCTGAGGCTCCGTTCCAAGCGGGGCGACCTGGATGCTGTTATCGCCATCATCGGGGATAAATATGCATGGGATCGTACGGTTCTCCACCTTCCGATGCGAATCTTTGCCCGTGATGCCCTGTTCGATTATTGGGAAGTGGAAGCGCAACCACCTTACCGTAGATTACGCTACGGCTTCCAACTGATCGAGGGAGAAGAATCGGTCTGGATGACGGAACGGGGATTCGAACAGGCTCTGCCTGATCATCCGTTGGAATTTTTCGATTTTCCATTTATGAATCCGGTGGATTTCTTCGAGGCACCTGCTTGGGTTAAGGATGCTGTATTCTATCAGATCTTCCCTGAACGTTTTGCCAATGGTGATCCGTCGATCAGTCCAAAGAATGCTGAACCCTGGGGCGGTGAACCGACGCCTGTCAATTTTTTCGGAGGTGACTTGCAAGGTGTTCTGGACCACCTCGATCATCTGAGCGCACTTGGCATTAACGCCATTTATTTCTGCCCGGTGTTCCAGGCTACAACCAACCATAAGTACAATACCGCAGACTACCTGAGGGTCGATCCGCACTTTGGCACCAATGAGAAATTGAAGGAACTTGTGGATGCATGCCATGCACGTGGGATACGGGTAGTTCTGGACGCGGTGTTTAACCACTCAGGCAGAGAGTTCCTTCCATTCGCAGATGTGCTTGAAAAAGGGGCTGCTTCCCGTTATGCAGATTGGTTCCATGTCAGAGAATGGCCGGCACGTATCGAGGATGGTATTCCCACATATGATACCTTTGCCTTCGAACCCCTTATGCCTAAACTGAACACGGAGCATCCCGAGGTTAAGGAATATTTGCTGGAGGTGGCCCGCTACTGGATTCAGGATATGGGTATCGACGGTTGGAGGCTGGATGTTGCCAATGAGGTAGACCATCAATTCTGGCGTGAATTCCGGCAAACGGTCAAATCACTTAACCCGGATGCCTATCTACTAGGCGAAATCTGGCATGATTCCATCATGTGGCTGCAGGGGGATCAGTTTGATGCAGTCATGAACTACCCTTTCACGAATTCAGTCATGGATTACGCTGTGCTTGGCAAGCTGGACGGCCTCGGATTTGCCAACGAGGTTGGCAAACTGCTTGCTGCGTATTCACAGCCTGTAACCGAAGCAGCTTTCAACCTGCTCGGCAGTCATGACACACCAAGACTGCTCACCCTATGTGAAGGGGATGTACGCAAGATGAAGCTAGCTGTCATTCTGCTGCTTACGTACCCAGGTGCTCCTTGTATTTACTATGGTGACGAGGTAGGGCTGGATGGTGGCTATGATCCAGGTTGTCGCAAATGTATGGAGTGGGACGAACAGAAGCAGAACAAGGATCTGCTCGATTTCTTCACCCAAGCCATTGCCCTGCGTAAACAACACGCTGCATTGCGCAGTGCGGACATCACCATGATTTACGCGGAAGCAGGAGACCCGTGCATTGCCATTGGACGCAAGGATCAGGAGACCGGGGAACAATTTGTACTCGTCCTGAATGCAAGTGAAGAACCACGCAGTATGGAGTTGCCACTACACCAAGGAACTTGGCGTAATGTATTCTCAGCCACAACTCGGGAAACTCAGCAGAACAAGCTGAAGCTGGACTTGGAAGCGTACGGTTTCTCCCTGTTGCAGTTGGATGTCAAATCACACGTTAAGGCATAA
- a CDS encoding ANL family adenylate-forming protein has product MNITFLLERFAAYDHRPALIWKDEQYSYNWLLDQVHTFSQWISREGIEGTTVALEEDYSPYAAAALIALLERNCIVVPMDRHLVEAKRNEYTALAQAEWRMSVGEGEAIARRCSVQGSRSPILDRLSQEKNAGLVIFSSGSTGQSKAAVHSADRLLHGFRRQVRPLFTIPFMMFDHIGGLNTMLQSLSSGGCLCVIPDRSPLEVCKTIEKYRVQALPVSPTFMNLLLLSGVYQEFDLSSLEVVSYGSEVMPEALLTAWNRQFPNVRTVQAYGMSELGILPTRSKNSGSLLFTVRDGEVRYRIVDGLLEIQTKTAMIGYLNAPSPFTEDGWLQTGDEAEMEDGYIRILGRRSEIINVGGRKVYPAEVESILEQMEFIETAVVSGESSGIMGQMVKATVRLTGEQTLTELRRQIWDFCRDKLPQYKIPQKIVITQETLTSSRMKKIRIPGPISSVRDEVAASLEEDMEGTQY; this is encoded by the coding sequence ATGAATATCACTTTTCTTCTGGAACGGTTCGCCGCGTATGACCATCGTCCTGCGTTGATATGGAAGGACGAGCAGTATAGTTATAACTGGTTATTGGATCAGGTTCACACCTTTAGCCAGTGGATTTCCAGAGAAGGGATTGAAGGGACAACCGTTGCGCTTGAAGAGGATTATTCTCCTTATGCGGCAGCGGCATTGATCGCTCTACTGGAGCGGAATTGTATTGTGGTTCCGATGGATCGACACTTGGTCGAGGCTAAAAGGAATGAGTATACAGCGCTCGCTCAGGCAGAATGGCGCATGAGTGTTGGGGAAGGGGAAGCTATAGCCAGACGTTGCTCCGTGCAAGGCTCTCGGTCCCCGATTTTGGATAGGCTGAGTCAGGAAAAGAACGCAGGTCTGGTAATCTTCTCATCCGGATCGACAGGGCAAAGCAAAGCTGCTGTTCACAGCGCGGATCGTCTGTTGCACGGGTTCAGGCGGCAAGTCCGGCCGCTCTTTACCATTCCGTTTATGATGTTTGACCACATTGGCGGCTTAAACACGATGCTGCAATCCCTGTCCAGCGGCGGCTGTTTATGCGTCATACCGGATCGCTCCCCCCTGGAAGTATGCAAAACCATTGAAAAGTACCGTGTTCAGGCCTTGCCAGTCTCACCAACGTTCATGAATTTGCTGCTCCTTAGTGGAGTCTATCAGGAGTTCGATCTATCCAGTCTCGAAGTGGTCTCCTATGGTTCAGAGGTTATGCCAGAGGCGCTGCTTACCGCATGGAATAGACAGTTTCCGAATGTACGTACGGTGCAGGCTTATGGTATGTCGGAGCTTGGCATTCTGCCGACACGCTCCAAAAATTCCGGTTCATTGCTATTTACGGTTCGTGACGGAGAAGTCCGTTATCGGATTGTGGACGGGTTGCTTGAGATCCAAACAAAAACGGCCATGATTGGGTATCTGAACGCTCCGTCTCCGTTCACGGAAGATGGTTGGCTCCAGACCGGGGATGAAGCGGAGATGGAGGATGGCTACATTCGCATTTTGGGTCGCCGCTCCGAGATCATTAATGTAGGCGGACGTAAGGTTTATCCTGCGGAAGTGGAGAGTATTCTGGAACAAATGGAATTCATTGAAACAGCAGTCGTGAGTGGCGAGTCAAGTGGGATCATGGGACAGATGGTAAAGGCCACGGTCAGACTTACAGGTGAACAGACTCTTACGGAACTACGCAGACAAATCTGGGATTTTTGCCGAGACAAGCTACCCCAGTACAAAATCCCGCAAAAGATTGTGATTACTCAGGAGACATTAACAAGTTCAAGAATGAAGAAAATAAGAATTCCCGGTCCTATCTCCTCCGTTCGGGATGAGGTTGCGGCTAGCCTGGAGGAGGATATGGAAGGGACACAATACTGA
- a CDS encoding pectate lyase family protein has protein sequence MSRNKRFTKMIILALSISLVLSLGLIHPVQAGGWTQDSFENGDAQWTSTSGSWSVVQDQGNAVYYQSGKSEGRSSAGDAEWSNYAIAADVKVVDFNGSTRTYVAGRYADANNYYAASLYNSSGGKLEIRKKVNGSTTTLATKSDYKLDVDRWYNVKLEMNGSSINMYVNGVLELSATDTDMTKGSAGLVTLKSLVMYDNVNISNIGDPTPVTPPTDPTTEPSTGTPSDPSTETPPTDPGTEPTEPDQTTEWAAYNLTGFAAANTTGGGIISDTDLRYMRVYTASDLALALKKGSKTKVIEIMNDLDLGWNELPAAAQAAPFSAHNNALTHPVLMKTGVSRVSIDNFDGLTIFSANGATIKHAAFTFKRSNNVIIRNLAFDELWEWDEATKGNYDKNDWDYITVENSSNVWIDHATFHKAYDGLVDVKKGSTGVTISWSSFVGDDQGPNSWVTQQINALEANKSAYPMYAYLRSNAVGMSMEQIIAVAASQKKGHLIGATEFASDNADLEVTLHHNYYKDIQDRMPRLRGGNVHAYNIVMDNASTWGLKKNITSSMSKAISAKGYHFGITSNGAISTESGAVLLENSVILGVQYPLRNNQADESKSNYTGKIAAIDTIYSLDGSIFRGNSDDAKSPLSPVPASLKPFSWNGLTALPYSYTAEDPAGLQARLNSTSGAGAGQLSWTPAQWLATSYN, from the coding sequence ATGAGTAGAAACAAACGATTTACCAAAATGATAATCCTGGCGTTAAGCATAAGTCTTGTGCTCTCGCTTGGGCTAATTCATCCCGTTCAAGCGGGTGGATGGACGCAGGATTCCTTTGAGAATGGGGATGCCCAATGGACGTCCACGAGTGGCAGTTGGTCTGTCGTTCAGGATCAGGGAAACGCAGTATATTATCAATCGGGCAAGAGCGAGGGCAGAAGTTCGGCGGGAGATGCGGAGTGGAGTAACTATGCCATTGCAGCGGATGTGAAAGTCGTCGATTTCAACGGATCGACTCGCACGTATGTAGCAGGCCGATATGCGGATGCCAACAATTATTATGCAGCGTCCTTGTACAACAGCAGTGGCGGGAAACTTGAAATTCGGAAAAAAGTGAATGGTTCTACCACAACGCTCGCCACAAAATCCGATTATAAGCTGGATGTGGATAGATGGTATAACGTCAAACTTGAAATGAACGGTTCATCCATTAACATGTACGTGAATGGTGTACTGGAGCTGTCTGCTACAGATACCGACATGACCAAGGGGAGTGCAGGGTTGGTGACATTGAAGTCTCTTGTCATGTACGATAATGTGAATATCTCGAATATCGGAGATCCAACACCAGTCACACCACCGACCGATCCAACAACGGAACCATCCACGGGTACACCAAGCGATCCGTCAACAGAAACACCACCGACCGATCCTGGAACTGAACCTACGGAGCCAGATCAGACAACAGAATGGGCTGCGTATAATTTGACTGGTTTTGCCGCAGCGAATACGACCGGTGGTGGTATCATCTCGGATACTGATTTACGTTATATGCGGGTATATACCGCCAGTGATCTGGCTCTGGCCTTGAAGAAAGGCTCCAAAACCAAAGTAATTGAGATCATGAATGATCTGGATCTGGGATGGAACGAGCTTCCTGCGGCAGCTCAGGCTGCTCCTTTTAGCGCACATAATAATGCGCTGACACATCCTGTTCTGATGAAGACAGGGGTTAGCAGAGTGAGCATTGATAACTTCGATGGCCTGACCATTTTCTCGGCTAATGGAGCAACAATCAAGCATGCAGCGTTCACGTTCAAACGGAGCAACAACGTAATTATTCGCAACCTGGCATTCGATGAACTTTGGGAGTGGGATGAGGCTACCAAGGGCAATTATGATAAAAACGATTGGGACTACATTACCGTTGAGAATAGCAGCAACGTCTGGATTGATCATGCCACATTCCACAAAGCATACGATGGACTTGTTGATGTGAAAAAGGGCAGTACAGGCGTCACTATTTCCTGGTCATCCTTTGTAGGGGACGATCAAGGCCCTAATAGCTGGGTCACCCAGCAGATCAATGCGCTGGAAGCCAATAAATCGGCCTACCCGATGTATGCCTATCTGAGAAGCAATGCTGTTGGCATGAGTATGGAACAGATCATCGCAGTGGCGGCGAGCCAGAAGAAGGGACATCTAATTGGCGCTACTGAGTTCGCAAGTGACAATGCTGATCTGGAAGTCACCCTACACCACAATTACTACAAGGATATCCAGGATCGTATGCCACGCCTGCGTGGAGGGAATGTGCATGCATACAATATCGTCATGGATAATGCCTCTACCTGGGGTTTGAAGAAAAACATCACGTCCAGTATGTCTAAAGCTATCTCGGCCAAAGGGTATCATTTTGGGATTACCAGCAATGGTGCAATTTCTACGGAAAGTGGTGCGGTGCTGTTAGAGAATTCGGTCATCCTTGGCGTGCAATATCCGCTGCGTAATAATCAGGCCGATGAGTCGAAAAGTAATTACACGGGGAAGATTGCAGCGATAGATACGATCTATTCATTGGATGGAAGCATCTTTAGAGGCAACAGCGACGATGCCAAAAGTCCACTTTCACCAGTACCGGCATCCTTGAAGCCGTTCTCCTGGAATGGATTAACCGCGCTGCCATACAGCTACACGGCAGAAGATCCTGCCGGACTTCAGGCAAGACTGAATTCTACATCCGGCGCCGGGGCAGGACAACTGTCTTGGACTCCGGCCCAGTGGCTGGCGACGAGTTATAATTAA